A stretch of the Festucalex cinctus isolate MCC-2025b chromosome 20, RoL_Fcin_1.0, whole genome shotgun sequence genome encodes the following:
- the myom1b gene encoding LOW QUALITY PROTEIN: myomesin-1 (The sequence of the model RefSeq protein was modified relative to this genomic sequence to represent the inferred CDS: inserted 2 bases in 1 codon), with amino-acid sequence MSSSVPFYRKHQRSYDSGYRYQPGGRYSAGTSGGTRTRGLDWSSQPGLDRLPKRTKPSYLAVDRENQIIGYVVPIFRTSQEFAAGYSDKSRLRDTAAYMESRDTFTSGLEMERSEQISRKEAMRESAKRISFNKTLHEHEEHFKRMNEDSLLHVPEFIIKPRSHTVWEKQSVRLHCTISGWPDPRVVWYKNNVAIDPHANAGKYKIESKYSVHSLEINKCDFEDTAQYHVSAMNVKGEVSAYASVVVKRFKGEVDEFLPAPRHGPVSEYGITFQTHIVDNFGVSFGREGETMSLGCTVVIYPALHRYQPEVQWYRDGVLLSPSKWNHMHWSGDRATLTLTHLNKEDEGLYTLRVTTKSGYKTYSAYVFVKDADAEVEGAPGAPLDVCCLDANKDYIIVSWKQPAVDGGSSILGYFVDRCEVGTTHWIQCNDTPIKFARFPVTGLVEGRSYIFRVRAVNKNGMSHPSRVSEPVAAMDPADRARMRGTSAPWTGQIIVTEEEPAEGIVPGRPRELQVTEATKNYLVLSWKPPGEKGLEGVMYYVEKCVSGTDSWQRVNTEIPVKSPRFALFDLAEGKSYRFRVRCCNAAGVGEPSDPTEATTVGDKLDTPSAPSKVIPTRNTDTSVVVSWEASRDAKELVGYYIEASIVGSNVWEPCNNKPVNVTRFICHGLTTGEKYVFRVRAVNAAGLSQFSPESEPVEVKAAIGGGIPHGVLPETGPGGNQGQLTTHRPHWTDTHDTVQIPADTKSKAQADPELPQRGPGAAAVANSGPSDSKNQGSERGDWPSEPPPSSLCEARTDVAADLGSHCAEGLAEKTAEGPPGAKRARELSVDASANREAARPDARAEASPAPPYGISVLECVRDSMVLAWKQPSFIGGADITGYFVDYREVVDGVAGKWHEANIRAVSERAYRVTDLKENRKYQFQVRAANIAGVGIPSLPSDTFLCEEWTIAVPGPPHDLQLREVRGDSMVLLWKAPVYQGRDPVNGFYVDMKEAEAPEEAWRGLNTKATQDTFFKVKNLKEQESYVFRVRAQNQAGVGKSSDISEPVQAVTKPGTKEIAVDVDDDGVISLNFECAGMTPDSKFVWSKNYEDMDEPSSRLTVETKGNKSKVTFNSPGEEDIGIYSCLVTHTDGASSSYTISPEELKRLLEISHDHKFPTIPLKSDLAVEMLEKGRVRFWLQAEKMSPNAXVDYVFNDNAVAQGEKYKMNLDKNTGVVEMVMESLMPEDEGTFTFQMQDGKATNQSSLVLIGDVFKELQKESEFQRKEWFRKQGPHFIEYLGYEVTPECCVVLKCKVGNIKKETSALWYKDGREIKADQNLSFTEGVLKLEIAQISKKDAGVYEMVLKDERGKDTSTLDLTDKCFKDLMNEVFNYIANSSTPLKITSTDQGIRLYTFVSYYNDLLPVTWHYKDSAIAFSDRLKSGVVGDQLWLQISEPTEKDTGKYAIEFNINDGRGGLRRTVELTGQAYEDALAEFKRLKAAAIAEKNRARVAGGLPDVVTIQEGKALQLTCNISGEPLPQVTWLKNEKELTSDEHCILRFESGKFASFTITAVSTADTGKYSILVKNKYGTESAEFTVSVFIPEEVTGGRKK; translated from the exons ATGTCGTCCTCGGTACCGTTCTACCGCAAGCACCAGCGCAGCTACGACAGCGGCTACCGCTACCAGCCGGGTGGCAGGTACTCGGCCGGGACCAGCGGCGGCACCAGAACCAGGGG TCTTGATTGGTCGTCACAACCCGGACTGGACAGGTTGCCCAAGAGAACCAAGCCCTCCTACTTGGCCGTGGACCGTGAGAACCAAATCATCGGCTACGTGGTGCCCATCTTCAGGACCAG TCAAGAGTTTGCGGCGGGATATTCGGACAAGAGCAGACTGCGGGACACTGCCGCCTACATGGAGAGCCGCGATACGTTCACCAGCGGCCTGGAGATGGAGCGATCGGAGCAGATCTCCAGGAAGGAGGCCATGCGCGAGTCGGCCAAGCGGATATCCTTTAATAAAACG CTCCACGAGCACGAAGAGCACTTCAAGCGTATGAACGAAGACAGCCTGTTGCACGTCCCGGAGTTCATCATCAAGCCTCGCTCACACACCGTGTGGGAGAAGCAGTCCGTGAGGCTGCACTGTACCATCAGTGGCTGGCCAGACCCCCGAGTTGTCTG GTACAAAAATAACGTGGCCATCGACCCTCATGCCAATGCTGGCAAGTACAAAATTGAGAGCAAATACAGCGTGCACTCACTGGAGATCAACAA atgtGATTTCGAGGACACGGCCCAGTATCACGTCTCGGCCATGAATGTCAAGGGGGAGGTGTCCGCCTACGCCTCGGTTGTCGTAAAAC GGTTCAAAGGGGAAGTGGACGAGTTCCTGCCAGCACCGAGAC ATGGTCCCGTGTCCGAGTATGGCATCACCTTCCAGACCCACATCGTCGACAACTTTGGCGTGTCCTTCGGCAGGGAGGGCGAGACCATGAGCCTGGGGTGCACGGTCGTCATCTACCCAGCCCTGCATCGCTACCAGCCCGAGGTGCAGTGGTATAGAGATG GTGTTCTCCTGTCCCCGTCCAAGTGGAATCACATGCATTGGAGTGGCGACAGAGCCACGCTGACCCTTACGCACCTCAACAAAGAGGACGAAGGACTCTACACTCTCCGCGTTACCACCAAGTCCGGATACAAAACCTACTCTGCCTACGTCTTTGTGAAGG ATGCTGACGCCGAAGTGGAAGGAGCACCGGGGGCCCCCCTggatgtgtgctgtctggatgCCAACAAGGACTACATCATTGTCTCCTGGAAGCAGCCAGCGGTTGATGGCGGCAGCTCCATCCTGGGTTATTTTGTGGACAG GTGTGAGGTCGGGACAACCCATTGGATCCAGTGCAATGACACGCCCATCAAGTTCGCCCGTTTCCCGGTCACCGGATTGGTCGAGGGCCGCTCCTATATCTTCCGTGTGCGTGCCGTCAACAAGAACGGCATGAGCCATCCGTCCCGGGTGTCCGAACCTGTGGCCGCCATGGACCCGGCTGATCGCGCCCGCATGAGAG GTACCTCCGCTCCTTGGACCGGCCAGATTATTGTCACAGAGGAGGAACCTGCAG AGGGTATTGTTCCTGGCAGACCTCGAGAACTGCAAGTGACAGAAGCAACCAAGAACTACTTAGTGCTCAGCTGGAAGCCACCTGGAGAGAAAGGCCTGGAAGGTGTCATGTACTATGTGGAGAAG TGCGTCTCAGGCACCGACAGCTGGCAAAGGGTGAACACCGAGATCCCAGTTAAGTCGCCTCGATTCGCGCTGTTTGACTTGGCCGAGGGGAAGTCCTACCGCTTCCGCGTCCGCTGCTGCAACGCCGCCGGCGTTGGCGAGCCGTCCGACCCCACTGAGGCCACCACGGTTGGCGACAAGCTCG ACACTCCATCTGCTCCGAGCAAAGTCATCCCCACGAGGAACACGGACACATCCGTGGTGGTATCCTGGGAAGCATCCCGTGACGCCAAGGAGTTGGTGGGCTACTACATCGAGGCGAGCATCGTGGGCAGTAACGTCTGGGAGCCATGCAACAATAAACCCGTCAACGTGACCAG atTTATCTGCCACGGTCTGACAACGGGAGAGAAGTACGTGTTCCGGGTGAGGGCAGTGAACGCCGCAGGACTCAGTCAGTTCTCTCCGGAATCAGAGCCAGTGGAGGTGAAGGCTGCGATTG GGGGCGGCATCCCTCATGGTGTGTTGCCGGAGACGGGGCCGGGGGGTAACCAGGGCCAACTAACCACGCACAGGCCACACTGGACGGACACGCATGACACTGTCCAGATCCCCGCTGACACAAAAAGCAAAGCTCAGGCTGACCCCGAGCTCCCCCAGCGGGGGCCCGGGGCAGCGGCGGTGGCTAACTCCGGCCCCTCGGATAGCAAAAACCAAGGGTCCGAGAGGGGCGACTGGCCCTCTGAGCCACCGCCAAGCTCGCTTTGTGAAGCACGTACTGACGTAGCAGCAGATTTAGGCTCACATTGCGCTGAGGGGCTGGCTGAAAAGACAGCCGAGGGGCCCCCCGGGGCCAAGCGGGCACGCGAGTTGTCAGTAGATGCTTCTGCTAACCGGGAGGCGGCGAGGCCAGACGCACGGGCTGAAG CGTCACCCGCGCCACCGTACGGCATCAGCGTGCTGGAGTGCGTACGTGACTCCATGGTGCTAGCGTGGAAGCAACCGAGCTTCATTGGAGGGGCCGACATCACCGGATATTTCGTGGACTACCGTGAGGTCGTGGACGGCGTGGCGGGAAAGTGGCACGAGGCCAACATCAGGGCTGTCAGCGAGCGTGCCTACAGG GTGACCGACCTGAAGGAGAACAGGAAGTACCAGTTCCAGGTCCGGGCGGCCAACATCGCAGGCGTCGGCATCCCGTCGCTACCCAGCGACACGTTTCTGTGCGAGGAGTGGACCATTGCCGTTCCAG gacCTCCTCACGATCTCCAGCTGCGAGAGGTGCGAGGCGACTCCATGGTGTTGCTGTGGAAAGCGCCGGTGTACCAGGGGCGTGATCCTGTCAACGGCTTCTACGTGGACATGAAGGAGGCCGAAGCTCCGGAGGAAGCCTGGCGAGGACTCAACACCAAAGCCACGCAGGATACTTTCTTCAAG GTGAAGAATCTGAAAGAGCAAGAGTCGTACGTATTCCGCGTTCGAGCTCAGAATCAAGCCGGCGTGGGGAAAAGCTCGGATATCTCGGAACCGGTCCAAGCCGTCACCAAGCCAG GCACCAAGGAGATCGCAGTGGACGTGGACGACGACGGCGTCATCTCTCTCAACTTCGAATGCGCCGGCATGACCCCCGACTCCAAATTCGTGTGGTCCAAGAACTACGAGGACATGGACGAGCCGTCGTCACGCTTGACCGTGGAGACCAAAGGGAACAA GTCCAAAGTCACGTTCAACTCTCCCGGTGAGGAAGACATCGGTATTTATTCGTGTCTGGTCACCCATACTGACGGAGCTTCGTCCAGCTACACCATCTCACCTGAAG AGTTGAAGAGGCTGCTGGAGATCAGCCACGATCACAAGTTCCCCA CTATTCCCCTCAAGTCCGATTTGGCCGTGGAGATGCTGGAGAAGGGCCGAGTTCGCTTCTGGCTGCAGGCCGAGAAGATGTCGCCCAACGC AGTGGACTACGTGTTCAACGACAACGCGGTGGCCCAGGGCGAG AAATACAAGATGAACTTAGACAAGAACACGGGCGTGGTCGAGATGGTGATGGAGTCGCTTATGCCCGAGGACGAAGGCACCTTCACCTTCCAGATGCAGGACGGGAAAGCCACCAACCAGTCCAGCTTGGTACTCATAGGAGACG TGTTCAAAGAGCTGCAGAAGGAATCCGAGTTCCAGAGGAAAGAATGGTTCCGAAAGCAAG GTCCTCACTTCATTGAGTATTTGGGCTACGAGGTCACTCCAGAATGTTGTGTGGTGCTCAAGTGCAAG GTGGGAAACATCAAGAAGGAGACTTCGGCGCTGTGGTACAAGGATGGACGGGAGATCAAGGCGGACCAAAATCTGAGCTTCACCGAGGGCGTCCTCAAATTGGAAATAGCTCAG ATTTCCAAGAAGGACGCCGGCGTGTACGAGATGGTCCTGAAGGACGAGCGAGGAAAAGACACGTCTACGTTAGATCTGACTGACAAAT GCTTCAAAGACCTGATGAACGAAGTCTTCAACTACATCG CTAACTCGTCCACGCCGTTGAAGATCACCAGCACGGATCAAGGCATTCGCCTCTACACTTTTGTCAGCTATTACAACGACCTGCTGCCGGTCACGTGGCATTACAA GGACTCGGCCATCGCCTTCTCGGACCGCCTGAAGAGCGGCGTGGTGGGCGACCAGTTGTGGCTGCAGATCAGCGAGCCCACCGAGAAGGACACGGGCAAGTACGCCATCGAGTTCAACATCAACGACGGCAGGGGCGGCCTGAGGAGGACCGTGGAGCTGACGGGTCAAG CGTATGAGGACGCTTTGGCCGAGTTCAAAAGACTCAA AGCGGCTGCTATTGCAGAAAAAA ACCGCGCCCGAGTGGCAGGAGGCCTTCCGGACGTGGTCACCATCCAGGAGGGCAAG GCGCTCCAACTGACCTGCAACATCTCGGGCGAGCCGCTGCCGCAGGTGACGTGGCTGAAGAACGAGAAGGAGCTGACATCGGACGAGCACTGCATCCTGCGCTTCGAGTCGGGCAAGTTCGCCAGCTTCACCATCACGGCGGTCAGCACGGCCGACACGGGCAAGTACAGCATCCTGGTCAAGAACAAGTACGGCACCGAGAGCGCCGAGTTCACCGTAAGTGTCTTCATCCCCGAGGAGGTGACCGGTGGACGCAAAAAATGA